The Diachasmimorpha longicaudata isolate KC_UGA_2023 chromosome 18, iyDiaLong2, whole genome shotgun sequence DNA segment gtggaaaaatggggtcaaaatttataggtacagatcggctcagaatcaccccctgagtcgatttacccacccctgtagagacattttttttcaccccgtcgGGCATCTTGGTAAAGGGGtagtgagggtggaaaaatggggtCGAAATTTATATGTGCATATGGGggtcgaattttttattttatgaccgCATGACATCATTGTGGAAAGGGTTGGTAAGGGTGGGTAGTACATTGCAGTTTTGCGTACATCCCCCCCCCCGCTCCCGCCCCGTGGTCTGGCTATAAACCCCCATTCAACCTCCGCGGCATACCCCATggaattttcaagtgaaaaaaaaaagaaaaaatttttaggtGCCCTCCAAAACTCCTTCTTTGATGTCGCCCTGATTTCCAGCGAATGCCGTAGTTACCGACAGGGCATCGCGTGAGATCAAGTTTCTGGGTTTGACCGCGAAGTGGGAGGGCGTAAAGTCgccaattgtaaaaaaattccctccatCCGGGCCTTAATATTTGACATTCACACATTCTAATCTGTTAACTCCAACTAATTTTAACAGATGGCGATATCTATTGACTGGGTCGAGTAAGTAATCAATAGATGGCGCTGCTATGTGAAACCTACAAACGTATCACGTTGTTTGTTCGCGAACTACTTCaccgattttaatgaaatttgcatACCGTGTGCAGTTTAATTCAACTTAAAAGGTAGAAGAGCTTACATCTTTATTTATAGtcgcaatattattttattgcaaatcaTTTGTCTAATATTTGACATTCACACATTCTAATCTGTTAACTCCACATGATTTTAACAGATGGCAATATCTATTGACTGGGTTGAGTAAGTACTCAATAGATGGCGCTGCTATGTGAAACGTACAAACGTGTCACGTTGTTTGTCCGCGAACTACTTCaccgattttaatgaaatttgcatACCGTGTGCAGTTTAATTCAACTTAAAAGGTAGAATAGCTTACACCTTTATTTATAGtcgcaatattattttatggCACATTATTTGTCTAATATTTGACATTCACACATTCTAATCAGTTAActccaaatgattttaacaGATGGCGATATCTATTGACTGGGTTGAGTAAGTAATCAATAGATGGCGCCGATATGTGGAATCTACAAACGTGTACTATAACCTACAATTCAATAACATAACCACCACGTGTTGTTCAGGCTAAAATATAagttgaatatattttgtacGAACGTAACGAAAACGAAATACcgtgaaattcaattgtttttacTGTAAAATTTTTGGTGTTAGCTTAACCGGCCACGTGTTACTTAAACTGAagtgtaaattaaatttatattataGTGAAGATAATAGTAAAGCTCAAAACTCTTCAATTACAATATATACATGTAAGTATTATCACATATTTATAAAAGTCAAATGATGTATCCATGAGAAAATGCTACAAAGCTCCCCACACGTTTTCTAgaattgtacaatttttttttcatcatttttatttaaccctTATTAACTAATATTTTGCACTTCTCATTTCATTGTACTTTAATAGCatgtttttctgtttttttctcatattgAAACGTTAACATTATTATTTCAGTAATATGCCACCGAAAAAATGTAATCTAAACAACGTGAGGAGCAGAGAGGCACAACGCAAACGTGTTGCAAGAGCGCATGAATCGGCAGAACAAATCGCTACAAGAAATTCAGCTCAAAGAATCAGGGCGGCAGAGAGTCGTGCACAAGAACCTCAAGAACAGCGTGACGAACGTTTGCGACAGAATATTACGAGAACAAGAGCGGCCCGAGAACGAAACATAGCTATAGCACGAGTACACGAACGACATAGGCAGCGGATTAGCTGTTCATTAATATGTACATCATTTGTTCGTCTTGCTTTTGAATATGCGCCAGATATTAACTACTCTGCACATTCCAAAATTACTATCGGTGGAATGGATAAAGTATGTCAATATTGTCAGGCATTGAAATTTCGGAATGAAACACCCGGCATGTGCTGCGCATCAGGAAAAGTTGTGCAATCACCTCTTCCCACTCCTCCGGAACATTTATTATCCGTTCTTGCTGGCGATTCCgatgattcaaaattatttttgcgtaAGATACGCAAATTTAATTCTTGCTTCCAAATGACGTCATTTGGCGCAACTAAAATCTGCGATTTCGCGTCTGATCGACGTAATTTTGAAACTACATTCAAAATACAAGGCCAGGTGTACCATAAAATCGGATCATTGATGCCCATGCCTGATAATAATCcgaaatttcttcaaatttattttatgggcAATTGTGAAGAGCGCGTGACGACTCGGTGCCAgtataatttcattgaacaaGCAGAGGAAAGAGCAATTGTGATATTGCTGGAAACCTTTTTAGAAGATCAGAATCAACTAATTCGATTGATTAAAAGAGTTTCGCCACGACTGCAAAATGACAACTATTAAATCGTGATCAAAGCCGACAAAGTACCATTAGGTGAACATGCTGGTAGATTCAACGCTCCAACTGTTGATGATGTTGCCATTATTATGGTCGGTGATCCAGTTGACAAAAGAGCTATAAAAATTACACGGCGAGACAACACTGTCAGTACCGTTTCGGATCTACACCGTTCATATGACGCACTGCAATATCCATTAATATTTTGGCAAGGACAGGATGAATATCACCTTAAAATCAACCAGTGTGATCCAAATAGAGGTAAATTTGACAATtaactatttattttcttacTGTATATAcgaacttcaattttttattgcattttattttctattgtttTAGGTGcttatggaaataaaaaagttaGTTCAATGAACTACTACGCACACCGAATAATGGTTAGACTAAATCAGGACAACTATATCCTACGATTTCGTCAGCTATTTCATCAATACATTGTTGATATGTTTGCTGAGGTTGGAAGCGAACGCCTGCGATTCATTCGATACAACCAGGCTAAATTACGATCGGAAGAATATGTTCACTTACGAGATGCTGTTGCTGGAAACATCGACGGAAATTTGAATCCCAATGACATCGGTAAGTCTTTCATTTTCCCTTCAAGCTACATCGG contains these protein-coding regions:
- the LOC135170885 gene encoding uncharacterized protein LOC135170885, producing the protein MPPKKCNLNNVRSREAQRKRVARAHESAEQIATRNSAQRIRAAESRAQEPQEQRDERLRQNITRTRAARERNIAIARVHERHRQRISCSLICTSFVRLAFEYAPDINYSAHSKITIGGMDKVCQYCQALKFRNETPGMCCASGKVVQSPLPTPPEHLLSVLAGDSDDSKLFLRKIRKFNSCFQMTSFGATKICDFASDRRNFETTFKIQGQVYHKIGSLMPMPDNNPKFLQIYFMGNCEERVTTRCQYNFIEQAEERAIVILLETFLEDQNQLIRLIKRVSPRLQNDNY